ACATTAAAGTGTACTCATGCATCTAATTGAAGCAGAAGTCTATAAACTAAATTGGAATTGAGATCAGGTGACAGACTGAACAGGGTTATCACAACTGGAATCAACATAACGGCCAGCCTCTCAGCTGCCCCATCCATCCCACCATTGAAGATAAGAGCAAATGATATCGGCACAATACCACATGCCGGTCTTTATTCTACGGGGTGATAATCCCGATCTCTAACTTCTCAGAGATATTTTTAGATTACTTACTTTTTTAAAAAAACACATCTAAATATTAAGTGGTTAAGTCTCTAATTTATTAGCTGCACACCTTTTCGGATAAAATCAATCGGAATATATCTATCAAGTCCTGTATGTTTACAGTATTCTATTAGCTGAAAAATACTATGAACATCCGCTTTTTTGTAGATTAACTTAAAATGCCCTTCTACCGTTTTATGCGAAATATCTAACCTTTGTGCTATTTCTTTAGCGGAAAGGCGTTGTTGTGCCCAGAAAATAACTTCAAGTTCTCTTTTGGTAAAGGTATCATTAGGCGCATCAAATTGAATAGTTTTTCTGTTCAATCGGTTCATATAATAAAGCAAAGTAGGTATTTCAATCATCCTACCATAACAAACAGTGCCTATTACTTTATTATTATCATCACAAAGTGGAGTCTTCTCAACAAAACGAGGAACGGGATTATTTAAATTTCCCTCTCCATAACAATGTATTTCTATTGAAGAAATGGTTTTATTTTCTTCAACGGCTTTTTTGTCTGTTTCTATAAATTGTGGCCATAAATCTTGGCAAATATCGACTGGTAGTTCTCTATCTAGCACTCCCTCTATATCATATTTATTGGGTATTTTAAGTGCTTGTTTTAAAGATTTGTTTATATAAATATACCGAGATTCTATATCTTTAATGTGCCAGTGGTTAGTACTTTTTTCGATAAAGGATATTAAAGAGTTACTTGATTTTCCGAATTTTTTATCAGGACTTTCAGGGTTAAACATAATATTTTCTCCAATTCGTTCCTTCTTATAACAATAGTGAATTAAATGATGAAAAACCACCTAAAAATTAGGTGGTTTATGATAAGCCTATCCTTAATAATAAAACTCACACCATTTTTATTTGGACGGGATTAATAATGATAAAAATATCGGATGATGTTTATGCTTTTGATACCACTCCTCTAGAAGCGAAAGCTAACTTTCTGGATGTAACTTTAGTTAGAATGGGTATAACGACTGCTTTATCACAGTTCATGATAGGTATGACGCTCGGGCACAGTATGACTTTTTGGGATGCCATGATTGCTTCATGCCTTGGAAGCTTTATTTTAGAGTTTATCAGTTTGGGACTTGGGTATGCAGGAATGAAAGAGGGACTATCAACCAGTCTATTGTCTCGTTGGTGTGGTTTTGGAAGTATTGGCTCTGTCTTAGTCAGCTTTACGTTGTCGATGAGTTTGATAGGTTGGTTTGGTGTTCAAAATTCTATTTTGGCGAATGGTATATTAAATGCTTTTAACCATGAATTAAGTTTTGAATTAGTAGCTGCCTTTTTAGGGGTATTTTTTACTTTTTTAGTGGCTTCTGGATTTAAGGCGTTAACACTAACAGCAAAAATAGCAGTACCTCTATTTTTTTTGGTTATTTTGTACATATTTTTATCTTTAATTTCTAACGATAGCATTGTTATTCAACACACTACTAGTTTGCACGTTACAAAGTTAAGCATAAGCGAAGCAGCTACAGTCGTTGCGGGGGGATTTATAACTGCATCATTGACAACGCCTGATATTAGTCGTTATTGCAAAAACAAAAGTCATTTATTCTGGATGATAACATTATGCATTATTGTTGGCGAATTTGTTGTAAATGGTATAGCAATATTAATTACTCAGGCATTAAACTCTGCGGATATAGTTGATATATTAACAGTTAATGCGGGTGTTATTGGTTTAATATCACTTATTTTATCAGTTATAAAGGTCAATGATGTTAACTTGTATTCTTCATCTCTAGGATTTTCCAATACCCTTCAGGTTTTAACTGGCAAAAAATTCGATTATTACAAGATAACAATTTTTCTCGGTTTAGCTGGAACAGTATTATCAGTGTCTGGCATCTTAAATCATTTTGTTGATTTCCTTTCAATGCTTGGGGTTATTTTTCCCCCTATCGCTGGTGTGATGCTAGTTGATTACTACATTTTAAAAACGAGTCGAAAAATATTAGACGAAACGAGAGAAAAAGGAATATTGCCGGATGATTCTCAGACTCAAATCATTGGCTGGTCTGCGATTATTGCCTGCATTGTAGGCACACTTGTCGGTGCATTCTTTAGCTTCGGTATCCCTTCTTTAAATTCAATTTCAGTGGCTGGAGTGGCTTATTGGATTTTAATGAAGATGAAAAAAAATTAGCAGTAAAGGGCTGCTTGATATTTTCCAAACAGCCATAAAAATTTATTTATTTAATTTCTTAAGAAAATTAAATAAAAACATCGCCTGCAGTTGATTGTAAGTATTTAAATCATATTTTCTTAAAGCGTTTTTAAAATGCGAATTGATTGTATCAAGGCTCACATTCAACGCGAGCGCGATATCTGTTCTAGTAAAACCAGAGCAAGTCATTACCAAAATCTGTAGTTCTCTTTTTGAAAGCTTTGGCATCAACTCCAAATCATTTGTGACTTCATATTGTTCGTTATTAGAATTTTTAAAACTCATACCCCACCCCCAACGCTATTAAGAATTCTGGCACGCTGACGAGGGGTTAAATTGCGGGACAAACGGGAAAACAATACGATTGTATGTTTTGGTGCTTCACAGACAAGCACTCGGAAGGTACTATTGTTCATAGCTCAACTCCTACTTATGCTAGGTTTTGGGTTAGGTGCTTGTTGGGAGTGAAGATCCCGACAAGTACCACTTACTTAAGTATATAAGTATGAATATACAAGAGCATATACATCATGTGTTATTAATAACTGATTTAGCTAATTTTTTAACTAAATTAATATCATCATTTAAATAACCAACAGCACGTAAAATGCGTGACTTTGATATATTTTTTTGGGGCACAATCTCTTGTATTTTATCGATCATAATAGAAAGCGCATCTTCATCTAAGTTAGTCATACGTAAATTCATTTGCTTACCAGTTGTAATATTTCTCTTTTCTACAACTCGGGTTACACCTTTTGTTATTCTATCACTTCTGCTCACTTAAGAAATCTCCTCAACTCTTTTAATAAGTTCATGTGTCAATAATAAATAATCTTCATGTGGTCTTTCATTAAAAGCATAAAGAGGAGAAGGTCTATGGTTTTCTGTAGCTTGCTTATAAAGCTCACTAACTCTTATTTCTGTTTTAGTTACATAATAACCTGATTTTTTTACATACTCATTAATAGCTCTTTGCATTCTAGTATGAGATTTATTAACTTTTGTCTTTACAAGAGTATATACAATATTTTCTTGTCGTTTTACTTCTTTAGCTACTTGTAGCAAGTCATTAATGCCTTTAATAGCTCTTCGATCCATATCAACAGGAATAACAATGAAATCTGTAATTAATAGAGCATTTTCTATGCTTAAATCAATTGCGGGGCGCAAATCAAACAAAATAAAATCAAATTTAGTATCTAAACGCTTTAGTGCATCTTCTAAAATAGTTAATCTATGCCTAAATCTTTCAGCGCTTCTAGCTTCAACAGCTAATGTTATATCCGCTGGAATAATTGATAAGTTTTTTATTTCATCATTTGAATCAAGAGCTGAGTAGATTATTTTATTAATATCAAATTTTGGGTTTTCAAAAAGATCAGTAACTGTATAATCTTCATCTCCTCTACCTAAATCATCACTAAGATTTCCTTGATGATCTAAATCAATAAGTAATGTTTGATATCCTTGTTGTGCTAGACAACAACCAACAGATATACAACTAGTTGTCTTACCTACTCCACCTTTACTGTTTGCAAAGCTAATAATAAAAGGTTTTTTCATATAAAATCCAACTTTTGTATATACATGAATATATACATTATAGATAATGAAATAGACTATGTCAATAAAAAAGTATATACTATTGTATATACTTTAATATCGATCAATTATTTTTTAAAAGGCTTTTTTTTATTTTATGAACCTCGCGTTTTCCTTTTTCTCTTTTTTGCGACGCGTCAGCTTGAGGAGTATTTTGATTTCGATTTTTAAAAGTCACTTTATCGGTAACTGGATCAAAAAAAACTTCATAATCAGGAAGGTCATTTGTCGTACAAAGATTTTTAACTAGTCGCTTAAATTCTCTTTTATTTGATGAGCTACCTGTTTTTAAATGAAGTTTTTCTAATGAAATTATAAATTCATGCTGATTACCACAGTGCTTTCGAGCAATTTCATACAAACGACGGTCGATAGCTTTACGTATTCGAAAATAATCTGGACTAATTTTTAACATTTTATTTTTACTTAATGCTTGATATAACCAATCAGGAATCATAACTTCAACCATCCCTATATCAAGATTCCCTTTTTTTTCATCGAGAATGCGCCAGCTATCAATTAACCCAAATCCCACTGATTCTTGCTTATCAGAAGAGTAAACAATATTCGTTGTTATTCTTGTACCAGCTAATCTCTCCAAAGATTTTTCAAGCTCTTTATATGTCCTACCACTAATTGTTCTGTTCGTTGTTACAAAAAAATCGTAAGGAGTGAAAGCAATTGTACGACTTATCGGCTGATTATTATTAATAGCCTCTTGTAACTTTGATATTGCATAAATCCAAACGTCTTTATCAAAAACAGTCGCCATTCCATATTCTGCATTAGGTGCGATAACTACTGTTTTACTACCACTCTTATACCTTCTGGTATCTCTATCTCCGCCTTTTAACGCAAAAAACGGATGCTCCATACTTGCTATTTCATCACGAAAACCAGAAAGTTCAACCTCATCAGCAATAAAAAAATCTATCTCATGTTTACGCGGTTTTAATGTTTTCAAATTGTTTTTTCTCGTTTTCGTTGTAAGATCAGTCATAGCCTCAATCCTAGTCTAGTTAGGGTTGCTGGTTAGAGACTAATTGGTGTTAGCTGCATCGATTAGTCTCGTCAAAATCTGTGATTTACACACACATCAATTAACAAAAAAAGAGCAAATAAATCGCTCAAAAAGTTAAAAACTAAACAAAAAAAGCAAAAATACTGTGATTTACACACAATAATAGTGTGATTTACACATAAAGCAAGTTTTTTTATCCATAATTTTATGTGAATAACTAAACAGACGTACTGTGATTTACACACAAAATACTGTGATTTACACACAAAATACTGTGATTTACACACAAAATACTGTGATTTACACACGTCAGTGTATTTTTTTATAATAGTTTTCAAACTATTATAATCATTTTTTCTATCTTAACTTATTTAACTTATACATAACTATCTTTAACCGGAAATTTTTCCCCATTCTCTGTGGATAACTTTTCTGACAAAAGTGGTATAACCACTTCAAGATATTCATTGGCCTTAGATATTTTCATTTGGTTGTTATTTAACCAATAAGTGACCTAATTTCTTTGTAAGCTTGGGTGATATTCCGCTTCCTCGCCCGTTCACTCGCGTTGCTCGGTCACTTGGCTGCGGCGAGCGTTTGGGATTAATTTTTTAAATAGATTTTTAAGTTAATTAACAGTCAACCATTGCACAATTGTGTCACTACCGCTAGCATCACTAGGATTAACGTAATCTATTCATTCAGGTGCAACATGAACAAAACAGAACTCATCAACAAAGTGAGTGAAAAATCAGGATTAGCCAAGAAGGATGCAGAGAAGGTGGTTAATGCCTTCGCAGAAACCATCACGGAGTCTTTGAAATCGGGTAACAGCGTACAGCTCGTTGGCTTTGGGAGTTTTCAGGTTAAACAAAGAGCAGAAAGAAAAGGCCGCAATCCACAAACAGGCAAGGCAATTAAAATTGCTGCTTCGAATATACCGAGTTTTAAAGCAGGTCAAAAGCTAAAAGATGCGGTTAAATGAACAAAACAAATAACGCATTGGGAGTTAAGTCTTTTTTAGTTTTTGATATAATAATCAAAGTTCTTCAAAATTCTTCAATACCTACGATGAAGCAGCCGATTATTGCATTGATAACGGAATTTCAACGTTTTTAGAAGTTGGCGATTTTGAGTACAAAAAATCAGAAGAAATTTCCATAAAACCAAAAAATTTTTATTTTGT
The nucleotide sequence above comes from Arsenophonus apicola. Encoded proteins:
- a CDS encoding helix-turn-helix transcriptional regulator, encoding MSFKNSNNEQYEVTNDLELMPKLSKRELQILVMTCSGFTRTDIALALNVSLDTINSHFKNALRKYDLNTYNQLQAMFLFNFLKKLNK
- a CDS encoding HU family DNA-binding protein, which codes for MNKTELINKVSEKSGLAKKDAEKVVNAFAETITESLKSGNSVQLVGFGSFQVKQRAERKGRNPQTGKAIKIAASNIPSFKAGQKLKDAVK
- a CDS encoding helix-turn-helix transcriptional regulator, which encodes MFNPESPDKKFGKSSNSLISFIEKSTNHWHIKDIESRYIYINKSLKQALKIPNKYDIEGVLDRELPVDICQDLWPQFIETDKKAVEENKTISSIEIHCYGEGNLNNPVPRFVEKTPLCDDNNKVIGTVCYGRMIEIPTLLYYMNRLNRKTIQFDAPNDTFTKRELEVIFWAQQRLSAKEIAQRLDISHKTVEGHFKLIYKKADVHSIFQLIEYCKHTGLDRYIPIDFIRKGVQLIN
- a CDS encoding cytosine permease encodes the protein MIKISDDVYAFDTTPLEAKANFLDVTLVRMGITTALSQFMIGMTLGHSMTFWDAMIASCLGSFILEFISLGLGYAGMKEGLSTSLLSRWCGFGSIGSVLVSFTLSMSLIGWFGVQNSILANGILNAFNHELSFELVAAFLGVFFTFLVASGFKALTLTAKIAVPLFFLVILYIFLSLISNDSIVIQHTTSLHVTKLSISEAATVVAGGFITASLTTPDISRYCKNKSHLFWMITLCIIVGEFVVNGIAILITQALNSADIVDILTVNAGVIGLISLILSVIKVNDVNLYSSSLGFSNTLQVLTGKKFDYYKITIFLGLAGTVLSVSGILNHFVDFLSMLGVIFPPIAGVMLVDYYILKTSRKILDETREKGILPDDSQTQIIGWSAIIACIVGTLVGAFFSFGIPSLNSISVAGVAYWILMKMKKN
- the trfA gene encoding plasmid replication initiator TrfA, yielding MTDLTTKTRKNNLKTLKPRKHEIDFFIADEVELSGFRDEIASMEHPFFALKGGDRDTRRYKSGSKTVVIAPNAEYGMATVFDKDVWIYAISKLQEAINNNQPISRTIAFTPYDFFVTTNRTISGRTYKELEKSLERLAGTRITTNIVYSSDKQESVGFGLIDSWRILDEKKGNLDIGMVEVMIPDWLYQALSKNKMLKISPDYFRIRKAIDRRLYEIARKHCGNQHEFIISLEKLHLKTGSSSNKREFKRLVKNLCTTNDLPDYEVFFDPVTDKVTFKNRNQNTPQADASQKREKGKREVHKIKKSLLKNN
- a CDS encoding ParA family protein → MKKPFIISFANSKGGVGKTTSCISVGCCLAQQGYQTLLIDLDHQGNLSDDLGRGDEDYTVTDLFENPKFDINKIIYSALDSNDEIKNLSIIPADITLAVEARSAERFRHRLTILEDALKRLDTKFDFILFDLRPAIDLSIENALLITDFIVIPVDMDRRAIKGINDLLQVAKEVKRQENIVYTLVKTKVNKSHTRMQRAINEYVKKSGYYVTKTEIRVSELYKQATENHRPSPLYAFNERPHEDYLLLTHELIKRVEEIS